The sequence GGACCTGGATTAAAATTATATTTTTTAAGCATAAATTTCACCAATAATTATTTTATAGCTTATAACTAAAATTTTTATATACAAAAATATGATTATTTTTTTTATTTATCACGTAGTATACGTCATATACTTATAGTATTTTTAAATATTTTATTCCATTCATATATGGAGATCGTAAAACTTTAGGTATTTTTATACGTCCATCTGAATACTGATAATTTTCTAAAATAGCAGCTAAAGTTCTCCCTACAGCTAAACCAGAACCGTTTAATGTATGTAAAAAAAAATTTTTTTTGTTGCTATTATCTTTATAACGTGCGTTAATTCGTCTAGACTGAAAATCACCAATTAAAGAACATGATGATATTTCACGATATAACTGTTCTGATGGTAACCATACCTCTAAATCATAAGTTTTCTGTGAAGAAAACCCTAATTCTGAAGTACATAATAATATTTTTCTATATGGTAGTTTTAATAATTGTAATATTTTTTCTGCATGATGAGTTAATATTTCTAATGTTTCTTCAGACTGACTAGGGTGAACAATTTGTATTATTTCAACTTTATCGAACTGACGGTTTCTGATAAGCCCGCGAACATTCTTACCATAAGTAGACGACTCAGATCGAAAACAAGAACTGAGAGCAGTAAATTTTAAGGGTAATAATTTAGACAATATAATCTTATTTTTTACTAAATTTACTAATGGAACTTCTGATGTAGGAATTAAAAATAAATCACTATCTTCTACTTTTCTATCATTGTTTTGGGGGGTATATATATGAAATAAATCTTTTTGAAATTTTGGTAACTGTCCAGTACCATACATACAAGACTTTTTAACAACGACAGGGACATATACTTCTTGATATCCATGTAAATTAGTATGGATATCTAACATAAATTGACCTAAAGCTCTATGTAAATGAGCAATAGAACCTTTCATAATAATATATCCTGATCCAGATATATGTGCAGAAGATTTCCAATCAAAACCTTGTAATCGACTTCCAACGTCTATATGGTTAATAACAGAAAAATTATATTTTCTTTTTTCACCCCAATAATAAATTATTTTATTACTCTTTTCTCCTACTCCAATAGGAGTGTGTGGATGTGGTATATTTGGAATAAAGCTTAACATCGTATATATTTTTTTTTTTACTGCATCTAGTTTTTTTTTTAAAGCAGAAATATAATTTCGAGAATAAATTAATTGATTTTTTAAAATATCTATTTCACTATAAATTTGCTTTCGATAAATCATGTGTTTAGATAATCTTTTATGTTCTGATATTTTATTTTCACTATTTATTTGTAATTTCTTCCGTTTTTTTTCTAATTTTTTAAACTGTTTAATATCTAAAAGATAGTTTCTTTTTTTTAGTTGTTTTTTAAAAAAAGAATAATTATTTTTAATATCATTAAAATTTAACATAGAATTTATAATCTTTAGGTATTTATGGATTAAAAAGTCAATAAATTATTTAATAATTAATTCATTACTTTTATAAAAATTTTTAATAAAAAATAATTAAAAAATATTTTTAGTTTCTAAATAACTTCTAATACTTCCTTTTGTAAGTATTATTTATATAAATAAAGTTTATTACTTATATTTTATACATCAAACAACGTTTAGTATACAAAATATATTGTATAATAATATAATT comes from Buchnera aphidicola (Cinara strobi) and encodes:
- the serS gene encoding serine--tRNA ligase gives rise to the protein MLNFNDIKNNYSFFKKQLKKRNYLLDIKQFKKLEKKRKKLQINSENKISEHKRLSKHMIYRKQIYSEIDILKNQLIYSRNYISALKKKLDAVKKKIYTMLSFIPNIPHPHTPIGVGEKSNKIIYYWGEKRKYNFSVINHIDVGSRLQGFDWKSSAHISGSGYIIMKGSIAHLHRALGQFMLDIHTNLHGYQEVYVPVVVKKSCMYGTGQLPKFQKDLFHIYTPQNNDRKVEDSDLFLIPTSEVPLVNLVKNKIILSKLLPLKFTALSSCFRSESSTYGKNVRGLIRNRQFDKVEIIQIVHPSQSEETLEILTHHAEKILQLLKLPYRKILLCTSELGFSSQKTYDLEVWLPSEQLYREISSCSLIGDFQSRRINARYKDNSNKKNFFLHTLNGSGLAVGRTLAAILENYQYSDGRIKIPKVLRSPYMNGIKYLKIL